One genomic window of Streptomyces sp. WP-1 includes the following:
- a CDS encoding DUF6879 family protein encodes MATAVREALAKARHSAMHLEMRDSYMRDDPEFLRWQEGHRYDPADRESWWRSWLDVVEETTGRGVSMRRLRVVSEPLSDYVRYEYDGTFTNVAAGEDVRWLPRARSHGLLLPVLEGWVIDAETLILHHFSGDGQWTGERMEVRHDPALAEQYATAYEAAWERAITHAEYRPA; translated from the coding sequence GTGGCAACAGCGGTACGTGAAGCACTCGCGAAGGCGCGGCACTCGGCCATGCACCTGGAGATGCGGGACAGCTACATGCGCGACGATCCCGAGTTCCTCCGCTGGCAGGAAGGCCACCGATACGACCCGGCGGACCGCGAGTCCTGGTGGCGCTCATGGCTGGATGTGGTGGAGGAGACGACCGGCCGGGGCGTCTCCATGCGACGGCTGCGCGTCGTCTCCGAGCCGCTGAGTGACTACGTGCGCTACGAGTACGACGGCACCTTTACGAACGTCGCAGCGGGTGAGGACGTGCGTTGGTTGCCCCGTGCCCGGTCACACGGGCTGCTGCTCCCCGTCTTGGAGGGCTGGGTGATCGACGCGGAGACCCTGATCCTCCATCACTTCAGCGGTGATGGGCAGTGGACCGGCGAGAGGATGGAAGTCCGCCACGATCCGGCGTTGGCGGAGCAGTACGCGACGGCGTACGAGGCAGCGTGGGAGAGGGCCATCACCCACGCGGAATACCGGCCTGCCTGA
- a CDS encoding DUF4229 domain-containing protein: MLRYTLMRLGIFVGCLLVVWGAVYSGIFPRGFGNSNGLWIALLALVISAPISWVALRKERDRASMHVVGRVDRMKANLEANRSQEDIADDSARAQSQPS; encoded by the coding sequence ATGCTCCGCTACACGCTGATGCGCCTCGGTATCTTCGTGGGCTGCCTCTTGGTCGTCTGGGGAGCCGTCTACTCCGGCATCTTCCCGCGCGGCTTCGGCAACTCCAACGGCCTGTGGATCGCCCTGCTCGCCCTGGTCATCTCGGCGCCGATCAGCTGGGTGGCGCTGCGCAAGGAGCGGGACCGGGCCTCGATGCACGTCGTCGGCCGGGTCGACCGGATGAAGGCGAACCTGGAGGCGAACCGCAGCCAGGAGGACATCGCCGACGACAGCGCGCGGGCGCAGAGCCAGCCGTCGTAA
- a CDS encoding MaoC/PaaZ C-terminal domain-containing protein: MSTVLDKSPVLMRELAAGAVRSLRKRPSAGVSYPDTRLVLREMRADPARLARYAHLCGFPAMARELPLPYPHVLAFPLTMRLLGARDFPLPLLGLVHTSVELVRHAPLPVSEPYELTVYVSGLAPHRRGTEATVVTEARRAGELVWESRSTYLSRHRTADGPASAPHPDPPDLLPALLPVLASWDLPGGLGRAYAAVSGDRNPIHLTRLTARLFGFPRAIAHGMWTAARCLAEYGDADAVRVEFRAPVLLPGTVRYGASPEDGRFELRGRDGRVHVSGRAGEGA, translated from the coding sequence ATGTCGACCGTCCTCGACAAGTCACCTGTTCTGATGCGGGAGTTGGCGGCCGGCGCGGTGCGCTCGCTGCGGAAACGCCCGTCGGCGGGGGTGTCGTACCCGGACACGCGACTGGTGCTGCGGGAGATGCGGGCGGACCCGGCCCGGCTGGCGCGGTACGCGCACCTCTGCGGATTCCCTGCCATGGCACGGGAGTTGCCCCTCCCCTACCCCCACGTCCTCGCGTTCCCGCTGACGATGCGGCTGCTCGGCGCCCGGGACTTCCCGCTCCCGCTGCTCGGGCTGGTGCATACCTCGGTCGAACTCGTCCGGCACGCACCGCTGCCCGTGTCGGAGCCGTACGAACTCACGGTGTACGTATCGGGTTTGGCCCCGCACCGGCGCGGTACGGAGGCGACGGTGGTGACGGAGGCACGGCGGGCCGGGGAGCTGGTGTGGGAGTCCCGCAGCACGTACCTGTCCCGGCACCGGACGGCGGACGGGCCCGCGTCCGCGCCGCACCCGGACCCGCCGGACCTCCTACCAGCCCTTCTCCCGGTCCTCGCTTCCTGGGACCTGCCCGGCGGTCTGGGCCGCGCCTACGCCGCCGTCTCCGGCGACCGCAACCCCATCCACCTCACCCGCCTCACCGCCCGCCTCTTCGGCTTCCCCCGCGCGATCGCCCACGGCATGTGGACGGCGGCACGCTGCCTGGCGGAGTACGGGGACGCCGACGCGGTCCGGGTGGAGTTCCGGGCGCCGGTGCTGCTGCCGGGGACGGTGCGGTACGGGGCGTCCCCGGAGGACGGCCGGTTCGAACTGCGGGGCAGGGACGGCCGGGTGCATGTGTCGGGGCGGGCGGGCGAGGGGGCGTAG
- a CDS encoding UdgX family uracil-DNA binding protein (This protein belongs to the uracil DNA glycosylase superfamily, members of which act in excision repair of DNA. However, it belongs more specifically to UdgX branch, whose founding member was found to bind uracil in DNA (where it does not belong), without cleaving it, appears to promote DNA repair by a pathway involving RecA, rather than base excision.), whose translation MPPTPEDAYTAAPFVPSRGGLDALRKAAADCRGCPLHGPATGTVFGEGDKDARVMLVGEQPGDQEDRQGRPFVGPAGHLLRKALAEAGLDPAQAYVTNAVKHFKFARTEPRKRRIHRAPTLREMSACAPWLARELALVEPELIVILGATAGKALPGSSFRVGEVRGTVIERDIHGRPERLLPTVHPSSVLRSDDRDAAYQGFLADLKIAARTLG comes from the coding sequence ATGCCGCCCACCCCCGAGGACGCCTACACCGCCGCCCCCTTCGTCCCCTCCCGCGGTGGGCTCGACGCCCTGCGCAAGGCGGCGGCCGACTGCCGGGGCTGTCCCCTGCACGGTCCCGCCACCGGGACCGTCTTCGGTGAGGGGGACAAGGACGCCCGGGTGATGCTGGTGGGCGAGCAGCCCGGGGATCAGGAGGACCGGCAGGGGAGGCCGTTCGTCGGGCCGGCGGGGCATCTGCTGCGCAAGGCGCTGGCGGAGGCAGGCCTGGACCCGGCGCAGGCGTACGTCACCAACGCGGTCAAGCACTTCAAGTTCGCGCGGACCGAGCCCCGTAAGCGCAGGATCCACCGCGCCCCCACCCTGCGGGAGATGTCGGCCTGCGCGCCCTGGCTGGCGAGGGAACTGGCGCTCGTCGAGCCCGAGTTGATCGTCATCCTCGGCGCCACCGCGGGCAAGGCGCTGCCCGGTTCCTCCTTCCGGGTCGGCGAAGTGCGCGGCACCGTCATCGAGCGGGACATCCACGGCCGCCCCGAGCGCCTGCTCCCCACCGTGCACCCCTCGTCCGTGCTCCGCTCCGACGACCGCGACGCCGCCTACCAGGGCTTCCTCGCCGATCTCAAAATCGCCGCACGCACCCTCGGGTAA
- the mqnE gene encoding aminofutalosine synthase MqnE: MDVGLKRALEEKVRSGERLTREDGIALYESDDLAWLGGLAHEVRTRKNGDVVHFNVNRHLNMTNVCTASCAYCSFQRKPGEKDAYTMRIEEAVKLAKAMETENLTELHIVNGLHPNLPWRYYPRSLRELKAALPHVSLKAFTATEIHHFETISGLTASEILDELIDAGLESLTGGGAEIFDWEVRRHIVDHRTHWEDWSRIHRLAHEKGLKTPATMLYGHIEEPRHRVDHVLRLRELQDETGGFQVFIPLRYQHDFVDMKDGKVRNKLQARTTMATGAEALKTFAVSRLLFDNVPHVKVFWVMHGVQTAQLALQHGADDMDGSVVEYKITHDADNYGTPNKLTREDLLDLIRDAGFRPVERNTRYEIIREYDPADPSRRDSPQPMRL; the protein is encoded by the coding sequence ATGGACGTCGGGCTCAAGCGCGCGCTGGAGGAGAAGGTCCGCTCCGGTGAGCGGCTGACCCGCGAGGACGGCATCGCGCTGTACGAGTCGGACGACCTGGCCTGGCTCGGTGGTCTGGCGCACGAGGTGCGGACGCGCAAGAACGGCGACGTCGTGCACTTCAACGTCAACCGGCACCTGAACATGACGAACGTGTGCACGGCCTCCTGCGCGTACTGCTCCTTCCAGCGCAAGCCGGGGGAGAAGGACGCGTACACGATGCGCATCGAGGAGGCCGTCAAGCTCGCGAAGGCGATGGAGACGGAGAACCTCACCGAGCTGCACATCGTCAACGGGCTGCACCCGAACCTGCCGTGGCGCTACTACCCGCGGTCCCTGCGCGAGCTGAAGGCGGCCCTGCCGCACGTCTCCCTCAAGGCGTTCACGGCGACGGAGATCCACCACTTCGAGACGATCTCCGGTCTCACGGCGTCCGAGATCCTGGACGAGCTGATCGACGCGGGCCTGGAGTCGCTGACCGGTGGCGGCGCGGAGATCTTCGACTGGGAGGTCCGCCGGCACATCGTGGACCACCGGACGCACTGGGAGGACTGGTCCCGGATCCACCGGCTGGCGCACGAGAAGGGTCTGAAGACCCCGGCCACGATGCTGTACGGCCATATCGAGGAGCCGCGCCACCGGGTCGACCACGTGCTGCGTCTGCGCGAGTTGCAGGACGAGACCGGTGGCTTCCAGGTCTTCATCCCGCTGCGCTACCAGCACGACTTCGTGGACATGAAGGACGGCAAGGTCCGCAACAAGCTCCAGGCGCGGACCACGATGGCGACCGGCGCGGAGGCCCTGAAGACCTTCGCCGTCTCGCGTCTGCTGTTCGACAACGTCCCGCACGTCAAGGTCTTCTGGGTCATGCACGGCGTCCAGACGGCGCAGCTGGCCCTCCAGCACGGCGCGGACGACATGGACGGCTCGGTCGTCGAGTACAAGATCACTCACGACGCGGACAACTACGGCACCCCGAACAAGCTGACCCGCGAGGACCTGCTGGACCTCATCCGCGACGCGGGCTTCCGCCCCGTGGAACGCAACACGCGCTACGAGATCATCCGCGAGTACGACCCGGCGGACCCGTCCCGCAGGGACTCCCCGCAGCCGATGCGCCTCTGA
- a CDS encoding GNAT family N-acetyltransferase: MTLTFTVEPPITPALRDDLLDLWADVSNAGGAVGFVPPVRREEIRPELVRHFVHMAEGRTRLLVGQDADGTTAAAAFLAGNPQHLNAHWLSLYSVMVHPRHQGKGHGRDLLAAAEDAARATPGIEAIRLSCRGGHGLEHFYGSCGYKEVGRVPGAVRVAPDDDRDEIFMLLPLGRPSRPADPAA; the protein is encoded by the coding sequence GTGACCCTTACTTTCACCGTGGAACCCCCCATCACCCCCGCCCTGCGCGACGACCTCCTCGACCTCTGGGCGGACGTGTCGAACGCGGGCGGCGCCGTCGGCTTCGTCCCGCCGGTCCGCCGCGAGGAGATACGGCCCGAGCTGGTACGTCACTTCGTGCACATGGCGGAGGGCCGTACCCGGCTCCTCGTCGGGCAGGACGCGGACGGTACGACCGCCGCCGCCGCGTTCCTCGCCGGGAACCCGCAGCATCTGAACGCCCACTGGCTCTCGCTGTACTCCGTGATGGTCCACCCCCGCCACCAGGGCAAGGGCCACGGCCGCGACCTGCTCGCCGCCGCCGAGGACGCGGCCCGCGCGACGCCCGGCATCGAGGCGATCCGCCTGTCCTGCCGGGGCGGCCACGGCCTGGAGCACTTCTACGGCTCCTGCGGCTACAAGGAGGTCGGCCGCGTCCCCGGCGCCGTCCGCGTCGCCCCGGACGACGACCGCGACGAAATCTTCATGCTGCTGCCCCTCGGCCGGCCGTCCCGCCCCGCGGACCCCGCTGCGTGA
- a CDS encoding NUDIX domain-containing protein, translating into MVGAVVSGAGRVLLVRRKPGDSLGGLWELPSGKVEEGEGLLEALYRGTAEEIGLAVRQVGDSGDDFDHAVTVERAGPVVLTEHDAHRR; encoded by the coding sequence GTGGTCGGTGCCGTCGTCAGTGGTGCCGGCCGGGTCCTGTTGGTGCGGCGCAAGCCGGGGGACTCCCTGGGTGGCCTGTGGGAGCTGCCCTCCGGCAAGGTCGAGGAGGGGGAGGGGCTTCTGGAGGCCCTGTACCGGGGGACCGCCGAGGAGATCGGCCTGGCCGTCCGCCAAGTGGGCGACTCCGGGGATGACTTCGACCACGCCGTCACCGTCGAGCGGGCCGGACCCGTCGTCCTGACCGAGCACGACGCCCACCGCCGCTGA
- a CDS encoding nuclear transport factor 2 family protein — translation MQEETARSAIDTFISAFNASNDNYVTDLLSQALTSDVVFWGPLGRSEGIAAVERFVLDIRRHPAGTGTMVRCSAVDMPDEWARYQWVFTTPDGGPRLAGTDVVHLRRSLIDQIIVFAGEIEPFAS, via the coding sequence ATGCAGGAAGAGACCGCACGTTCCGCGATCGACACGTTCATCTCCGCCTTCAACGCCTCGAACGACAACTATGTGACCGACCTGCTCTCCCAGGCCCTGACCTCGGACGTGGTCTTCTGGGGACCGCTGGGGCGCAGCGAAGGAATCGCGGCGGTCGAGCGGTTCGTGCTGGACATCCGGCGCCACCCGGCGGGGACCGGCACGATGGTGCGCTGCTCGGCGGTGGACATGCCCGACGAATGGGCCCGGTACCAGTGGGTCTTCACCACGCCTGACGGAGGCCCCCGCCTGGCGGGTACGGATGTCGTCCATCTGCGCCGGAGCCTCATCGACCAGATCATCGTCTTCGCGGGCGAGATCGAGCCGTTCGCCTCCTGA
- a CDS encoding helix-turn-helix transcriptional regulator, translated as MALSPSSSAQQARQALADRLAELCRDAGLSGLDLAERCGWSRSKSSRIMNARTSPSVEDIRAWCRACGADEQTEDLTAMLRTAEGMWVGWRRMERAGLKQAQEARMPLYERTRRFRSYSSWLVPGMIQTQPYTTAALQAIRKRRGLVDDVAGAVAARMERQRVLYEGDRRFAFLVEESVLRAGIGGAEVMTGQLGHLLAVASLPHVSLGVVAMKPDRERWPAEGFWIYDAAQVNVELVSGYLTITQPSEVRMYAETFAELAALAVYGANARALITAAMDALG; from the coding sequence ATGGCTCTTTCCCCGTCATCCAGTGCTCAGCAGGCCCGGCAGGCTCTCGCGGATCGTCTCGCGGAACTCTGCCGGGATGCCGGTCTGTCCGGGCTCGACCTTGCCGAGCGCTGCGGGTGGAGTCGTTCCAAATCGTCCCGGATCATGAACGCCCGTACTTCTCCGTCCGTCGAAGACATCCGGGCATGGTGCCGCGCGTGTGGTGCCGACGAGCAGACCGAAGACCTCACGGCCATGCTGCGGACGGCGGAAGGGATGTGGGTCGGCTGGCGGCGCATGGAACGGGCCGGACTCAAGCAGGCGCAGGAAGCACGGATGCCGCTGTACGAGCGCACCCGCCGCTTTCGGTCGTACTCGTCATGGCTCGTACCAGGCATGATCCAGACCCAGCCGTACACCACGGCCGCACTCCAGGCGATTCGGAAGCGGCGCGGCCTGGTGGACGACGTGGCGGGCGCGGTGGCCGCACGCATGGAACGTCAGCGCGTCTTGTACGAGGGTGACCGACGGTTCGCGTTTCTCGTGGAGGAGTCGGTGCTGCGGGCCGGGATCGGCGGCGCTGAGGTCATGACCGGTCAGCTTGGGCACCTGCTCGCGGTTGCCTCACTTCCCCATGTCAGCTTGGGGGTTGTCGCCATGAAGCCGGATCGGGAGCGCTGGCCGGCTGAAGGGTTCTGGATCTACGACGCGGCGCAAGTCAACGTGGAGTTGGTGTCCGGCTACCTCACGATCACGCAGCCGAGCGAGGTACGCATGTACGCCGAGACGTTCGCGGAACTGGCAGCACTGGCTGTCTACGGGGCGAACGCTCGTGCGCTGATCACGGCAGCCATGGACGCCCTGGGATAA
- a CDS encoding NUDIX domain-containing protein — MKRIVARAWKLIRGPLQWRVLWFVHAKFMIGVTGVVRNEAGEVLLLKHRMWPAHRPWGLPTGYAIKSEQFPETIVREVREETGLEVVPGRLVRVTSGYKLRVEIAYEALHVGGTLKLDGFEILEAKWFSLDALPEGMQESHVQLIKSDTPT; from the coding sequence ATGAAGCGAATCGTAGCCCGGGCGTGGAAACTCATTCGCGGCCCTCTGCAATGGCGCGTCCTGTGGTTCGTGCACGCCAAATTCATGATTGGCGTGACTGGCGTGGTGCGGAATGAGGCGGGGGAAGTCCTCCTTCTCAAGCACCGCATGTGGCCCGCTCATAGGCCGTGGGGGCTTCCTACCGGATATGCGATCAAGAGTGAACAATTCCCGGAGACCATCGTGCGGGAAGTCCGGGAAGAAACCGGCCTTGAAGTCGTGCCGGGGCGTCTGGTTCGAGTAACCAGTGGATACAAGCTCCGCGTGGAAATCGCCTATGAAGCGCTCCACGTGGGTGGAACTCTCAAGCTCGACGGCTTCGAGATTCTGGAGGCGAAATGGTTCAGTCTGGATGCGCTCCCGGAGGGAATGCAAGAGAGCCACGTTCAGCTCATCAAGTCGGACACCCCGACCTGA
- the lgt gene encoding prolipoprotein diacylglyceryl transferase, with product MLLAAIPSPSVNGFHLGPLYIHFYGLMYVVGIGLAVHLGRRRWQAAGGDPELVDEVAMWGVPFGILGGRIYFDLTTPKGIPPHWWGPLAVWDGGLGIWGGVALATVVCVWRLRRAGASVAGMMDALAPCLLVAQAVGRIGNYFNQELFGGPTSLPWGLEIDPAHRPDGYLQSPTFHPTFLYELIWNLLLAALLIRLGRTARLRPGSLFPLYVTGYSAFRVFEESLRVDYSQYFLGLRLNFYIAAAVALAGAAWFVLLQRRAPHTPETAQAPATPVQSAAEARH from the coding sequence ATGCTGCTAGCCGCCATCCCCTCCCCCTCCGTGAACGGTTTCCACCTGGGGCCCCTGTACATCCACTTCTACGGCCTGATGTACGTCGTGGGCATCGGCCTCGCCGTCCATCTGGGCCGGCGCCGCTGGCAGGCCGCGGGCGGGGACCCGGAGCTGGTGGACGAGGTCGCGATGTGGGGCGTGCCGTTCGGGATCCTCGGCGGCCGGATCTACTTCGACCTGACCACACCGAAGGGGATCCCGCCGCACTGGTGGGGGCCGCTGGCGGTGTGGGACGGCGGTCTGGGGATCTGGGGCGGCGTCGCGCTGGCCACGGTGGTGTGCGTGTGGCGGCTGCGCCGGGCGGGTGCCTCGGTCGCCGGGATGATGGACGCGCTGGCCCCCTGCCTGCTGGTCGCGCAGGCCGTCGGGCGCATCGGCAACTACTTCAACCAGGAGCTGTTCGGCGGCCCGACCAGCCTCCCCTGGGGCCTGGAGATCGACCCGGCCCACCGCCCCGACGGCTACCTCCAGTCTCCGACCTTCCACCCCACCTTCCTCTACGAGCTGATCTGGAACCTCCTCCTGGCCGCCCTCCTGATCCGCCTCGGCCGCACCGCCCGACTCCGCCCGGGCAGCCTGTTCCCCCTCTACGTCACCGGCTACTCCGCCTTCCGCGTCTTCGAGGAGTCCCTGCGCGTCGACTACTCCCAGTACTTCCTGGGCCTGCGCCTCAACTTCTACATCGCGGCGGCGGTGGCACTGGCGGGCGCGGCGTGGTTCGTCCTGCTGCAACGCCGCGCGCCGCACACTCCCGAGACCGCTCAGGCTCCCGCCACGCCGGTCCAGTCAGCGGCCGAAGCCCGTCACTGA
- a CDS encoding TetR/AcrR family transcriptional regulator produces MGGGRTRRMPRAERERQMLDAAVEIIARHGYTAASMDEIAELAGVSKPLVYLYLNSKDDLFTACIRREAAALTEAVRAAVRPALPADRRLWDGVRAFFTYTAEHPDGWTVLHLQARTHGPRFAAEADALRAEMTAFVTRLIATAAQESPHSRDLPAREIEGLAAALVGAAESLADWTNTTPTATATQASTTLMNFAWTGLGNLLSGNRWAPPGVASPTAARQ; encoded by the coding sequence ATGGGTGGCGGCAGGACCAGACGGATGCCGAGGGCGGAGCGCGAGCGGCAGATGCTCGACGCCGCCGTGGAGATCATCGCCCGGCACGGGTACACGGCCGCGTCGATGGACGAGATAGCCGAACTGGCGGGCGTCTCCAAGCCGTTGGTCTACCTCTACCTCAACTCCAAGGACGACCTCTTCACCGCGTGCATCCGCCGCGAGGCCGCCGCCCTGACCGAGGCCGTGCGCGCGGCGGTCCGGCCCGCGCTCCCCGCCGACCGTCGGCTCTGGGACGGCGTGCGGGCGTTCTTCACATACACCGCCGAGCATCCCGACGGCTGGACCGTCCTGCACCTCCAGGCCCGCACCCACGGCCCCCGCTTCGCCGCCGAGGCCGACGCGCTGCGCGCGGAGATGACCGCCTTCGTCACCCGCCTGATCGCGACCGCCGCCCAGGAGTCCCCGCACTCCCGCGACCTCCCCGCCCGGGAGATCGAGGGCCTCGCCGCCGCCCTGGTCGGCGCCGCCGAATCCCTGGCCGACTGGACCAACACCACCCCGACCGCCACCGCCACCCAGGCCTCCACCACCCTGATGAACTTCGCCTGGACCGGCCTCGGCAACCTGCTGTCCGGCAACCGCTGGGCTCCCCCGGGAGTGGCGTCGCCGACCGCCGCGCGTCAGTGA
- a CDS encoding long-chain fatty acid--CoA ligase has protein sequence MRPHDPPYPADSPVTAVDYDGRPLLVAPHTRRLDGAVREAVVPPFAAPVTHGSLADLPFDNAAEDPGAVVLSRKLGNGRWKDLTAARFAEEVLAVAKGLIAEGLAPGDRIAIMARTTYEWTLLDFAAWAAGLVTVPVYPTSSLFQTRWILHDSGAVALVTETGAQAAALGPELQHLPELRHLWVMEKGHVERLADAGAPVPEGEVGVRRGMLGPATLATLVYTSGTTGRPKGCALSHGNFFAEVDNAIELLHPVFKQHDDDPSVLLFLPLSHVFGRMVAIACVRARVRLGHAPSLRAEDLLPDLAAFRPTALLTIPYMLEKIFNSARAQAESGGRGAVFDRAAAVARRYGETVQASRSGTGDGPGRVLRTQRGFYDPLVYRRIRAAMGGRVKHVICGGSPLGRRLAAFYAGAGIGIYEGYGLTETTGASTVTPPLKPRLGTVGWPLPGTRVRIAADGEILISGDHVLRGYWDPQAGGVVPITRDGWLHTGDLGELDDDGYLTITGRKKELLITSGGKSVAPAPLENWLRQHPLISQVILVGDDRPYVAALLTLDAEGIVHWRQMNGKHPVPPELVADDPELRAVLQRAVDDANRLVSRPESIRRFTVLPYDFTEEAGHLTPSMKLRRARILADFGREVEGLYDGV, from the coding sequence CTGCGCCCCCACGACCCCCCGTACCCCGCCGACTCCCCGGTCACCGCCGTCGATTACGACGGCCGCCCCCTCCTCGTCGCGCCCCACACCCGCCGCCTCGACGGGGCCGTACGGGAGGCCGTCGTACCGCCCTTCGCGGCGCCCGTGACCCATGGGTCGCTGGCCGACCTGCCGTTCGACAACGCGGCCGAGGACCCGGGCGCGGTGGTGCTCAGCCGCAAGCTCGGGAACGGCCGCTGGAAGGACCTCACCGCGGCGCGCTTCGCCGAGGAGGTGCTCGCGGTGGCGAAGGGGCTGATCGCGGAGGGGCTGGCGCCCGGGGACCGGATCGCGATCATGGCGCGTACGACGTACGAGTGGACACTGCTCGACTTCGCCGCCTGGGCCGCCGGGCTCGTCACCGTCCCCGTCTACCCCACCTCCTCCCTCTTCCAGACCCGCTGGATCCTGCACGACTCGGGCGCCGTCGCCCTCGTGACCGAGACCGGCGCCCAGGCCGCCGCGCTCGGGCCCGAGCTGCAACACCTGCCGGAACTAAGGCACTTGTGGGTCATGGAGAAGGGCCATGTGGAGCGGCTCGCCGACGCGGGCGCGCCGGTGCCGGAGGGCGAGGTCGGGGTGCGGCGCGGCATGCTCGGCCCCGCCACCCTCGCCACCCTCGTCTACACCTCCGGCACCACCGGCCGCCCCAAGGGCTGCGCCCTCTCGCACGGCAACTTCTTCGCCGAGGTCGACAACGCGATCGAACTCCTCCACCCCGTCTTCAAGCAGCACGACGACGACCCGTCCGTCCTCCTCTTCCTGCCCCTCTCCCATGTCTTCGGGCGCATGGTCGCCATCGCCTGCGTCCGCGCCCGCGTCCGCCTCGGGCACGCGCCCAGCCTCAGGGCCGAGGACCTGCTGCCGGACCTCGCCGCCTTCCGGCCCACCGCCCTGCTGACCATCCCCTACATGCTGGAGAAGATCTTCAACTCGGCCCGCGCGCAGGCCGAGTCGGGCGGCCGGGGTGCCGTCTTCGACCGCGCCGCCGCCGTCGCCCGGCGCTACGGCGAGACGGTCCAGGCGAGCCGGTCCGGCACCGGCGACGGACCCGGCCGCGTCCTGCGGACCCAGCGCGGGTTCTACGACCCCCTCGTCTACCGCCGCATCCGCGCGGCGATGGGCGGCCGGGTCAAGCACGTCATCTGCGGCGGGTCCCCGCTCGGGCGCCGCCTCGCCGCGTTCTACGCCGGTGCGGGCATCGGGATCTACGAGGGGTACGGCCTCACGGAGACCACCGGCGCCAGCACCGTCACGCCACCGCTCAAGCCCCGCCTCGGCACCGTGGGCTGGCCGCTGCCCGGCACCCGGGTGCGGATCGCCGCGGACGGGGAGATCCTGATCTCCGGCGACCACGTCCTGCGCGGCTACTGGGACCCGCAGGCCGGCGGTGTCGTCCCGATCACCCGCGACGGCTGGCTGCACACCGGGGACCTGGGCGAGCTGGACGACGACGGCTACCTCACCATCACCGGCCGCAAGAAGGAACTCCTCATCACCTCCGGCGGCAAGTCCGTCGCCCCCGCCCCGCTGGAGAACTGGCTGCGCCAGCACCCGCTGATCTCCCAGGTGATCCTGGTCGGCGACGACCGCCCGTACGTCGCGGCGCTGCTCACCCTCGACGCCGAGGGCATCGTCCACTGGCGGCAGATGAACGGGAAGCACCCGGTGCCGCCCGAACTCGTCGCCGACGACCCCGAGTTGCGGGCCGTGCTCCAGCGTGCCGTGGACGATGCCAACCGCCTCGTCTCCCGGCCCGAGTCGATCCGCCGCTTCACCGTCCTGCCGTACGACTTCACGGAGGAGGCGGGTCACCTCACGCCCTCCATGAAGCTGCGGCGCGCGCGGATCCTCGCGGACTTCGGCCGGGAGGTGGAGGGGCTGTACGACGGGGTGTGA
- a CDS encoding G1 family glutamic endopeptidase gives MSATIRLTAATAVAAAVLSALATSPAAAVAAPALRMTPVSGHISSHHLVGGIRNSTSSNWAGYAATGTTFTSVSASWVQPAVSCASSTTYSSFWIGIDGDGSNSVEQTGTEADCSSGRAVYSSWYEMYPAYPVNYSNPVSAGDHFTSTISRSGTSYTLTLTDTTKGWTKTTKKTQSGLSNASAEVIAEAPSSSTGVLPLSNFGTANFTDATANGQAIGNYSPDKINMASGSTTKATTSSLSGGENFSVTYNHS, from the coding sequence ATGTCTGCCACGATCCGCCTCACCGCAGCCACAGCCGTCGCCGCCGCCGTCCTGTCGGCCCTGGCGACCTCCCCCGCGGCCGCCGTCGCCGCGCCGGCGCTGCGCATGACCCCGGTCAGTGGTCACATCAGCAGCCACCACCTGGTCGGTGGCATCAGGAACAGCACCAGCTCCAACTGGGCCGGCTACGCCGCGACCGGTACGACGTTCACCAGCGTCTCCGCGAGCTGGGTGCAGCCGGCGGTCAGCTGCGCCAGCTCGACCACGTACTCCTCGTTCTGGATCGGCATCGACGGCGACGGCAGCAACTCCGTGGAGCAGACGGGCACCGAGGCGGACTGCTCCAGCGGCCGGGCGGTGTACTCGTCCTGGTACGAGATGTACCCGGCGTACCCGGTGAACTACAGCAACCCGGTGAGCGCGGGTGACCACTTCACCTCGACGATCTCCCGCAGCGGCACCTCGTACACGCTCACCCTGACGGACACCACCAAGGGCTGGACGAAGACCACCAAGAAGACGCAGAGCGGTCTGTCCAACGCCTCCGCCGAGGTCATAGCCGAGGCGCCGTCCAGCTCCACCGGCGTGCTGCCGCTGTCCAACTTCGGCACCGCGAACTTCACCGACGCCACCGCCAACGGCCAGGCCATCGGCAACTACTCGCCCGACAAGATCAACATGGCCTCGGGCAGCACCACCAAGGCGACCACGTCCTCGCTGAGCGGCGGCGAGAACTTCTCGGTCACCTACAACCACAGCTGA